From a single Candidatus Brocadiaceae bacterium genomic region:
- the hslV gene encoding ATP-dependent protease subunit HslV encodes MDERMRSTTILAVRRDGQAALGGDGQVTLKDTVVKATASKIRRLHQGRVIVGFAGSAGDAFALLDRFSTKLESYQGNLLRSAHELAKEWRTDKLLRPLESLLVAMDAERSLLITGNGEVIEPDDGILGIGSGGALATAAARALVRNTDLGAEDIVRRSLGIAAEICVYTNDQIRVETLP; translated from the coding sequence ATGGACGAGCGCATGCGCAGCACCACCATTCTGGCCGTGCGCCGGGACGGGCAGGCGGCCCTGGGCGGCGACGGGCAGGTGACGCTCAAGGACACGGTCGTGAAGGCCACCGCCTCGAAGATCCGCCGGCTGCACCAGGGGCGGGTGATCGTGGGGTTCGCCGGGTCGGCCGGCGATGCCTTCGCACTGCTGGACCGCTTCAGCACGAAGCTGGAGAGCTACCAGGGGAACCTCCTGCGCAGCGCCCATGAACTGGCCAAGGAGTGGCGCACGGACAAGCTGCTGCGCCCCCTGGAGAGCCTGCTGGTGGCCATGGACGCCGAGCGGAGCCTGCTGATCACCGGCAACGGAGAGGTGATCGAGCCGGACGACGGCATCCTGGGCATCGGGTCCGGCGGGGCGCTGGCCACGGCCGCCGCGCGCGCACTGGTGCGCAACACGGACCTGGGCGCCGAGGACATCGTGCGCAGGTCCCTGGGGATCGCCGCCGAGATATGCGTGTATACGAACGATCAAATCCGCGTGGAGACGCTGCCATGA
- the ndk gene encoding nucleoside-diphosphate kinase, which produces MERTLVFLKPDAVMRGLLGEVIGRIERKGFLIVGMKMLRLSEGFVRRHYGAHEGKEFYEPLVRYTISGPVVAMVLEGKDAVKVVRTMMGRTFGADSPPGTIRGDLALSNRFNLIHGSDSPEAAEREIGAFFAPEEVVSYPPEATAWVYDQSGPTPV; this is translated from the coding sequence ATGGAGAGGACCCTGGTATTCTTGAAGCCCGATGCCGTGATGCGCGGGCTGCTGGGCGAGGTGATCGGACGGATCGAGCGCAAGGGCTTCCTGATCGTGGGCATGAAGATGCTGCGCCTGAGCGAAGGGTTCGTGCGCCGCCACTACGGCGCGCACGAGGGGAAGGAGTTCTATGAGCCGCTGGTGCGCTACACCATCAGCGGCCCCGTGGTGGCGATGGTGCTGGAAGGCAAGGACGCAGTGAAGGTCGTACGGACGATGATGGGCCGGACGTTCGGGGCGGACTCGCCTCCCGGGACGATTCGCGGCGACCTGGCGCTGAGCAACCGTTTCAACCTGATCCACGGCAGCGACAGCCCGGAGGCCGCCGAGCGGGAGATCGGAGCGTTCTTCGCCCCCGAGGAAGTGGTCAGCTACCCGCCCGAGGCCACGGCCTGGGTCTACGACCAGAGCGGGCCGACGCCGGTCTGA
- the hslU gene encoding ATP-dependent protease ATPase subunit HslU, whose amino-acid sequence MNGLTPRAIVAQLDQYIVGQDDAKRAVAIALRNRWRRQQLPEELREDILPKNIIMIGPTGVGKTEIARRLAGLANAPFVKVEASHYTEVGYHGRDVDNMVRELVELAVNMVRAEMTEQVRRQAEENAEERLLNVLYEPPEDETNDCDRAERRRNARGRLRKLLHEGKLDERTVEIDVTEKPVVMQGVAAGGDEIGIDMQGVLEQMLPPRTQRRRLTVAEARDVLLHQECERLLDRQAVHRAAIERAQNHGIIFIDEIDKIAGARAEGHGPDVSREGVQRDLLPIVEGCTVPTRYGVVRTDHILFIAAGAFTVAKPSDLIPELQGRFPIRVELNDLTRDDLVRILREPRTALTTQYSELLATEGVTLQFTDDAIERIAEYAEKINRRTQSIGARRLQTVMEKLLEDVSFDAPDMPDGTVRVGRSFVDARLSPLVEDEDLTRYIL is encoded by the coding sequence ATGAACGGCCTGACGCCCCGTGCCATCGTGGCGCAACTCGATCAGTACATCGTCGGGCAGGACGACGCCAAGCGGGCCGTCGCCATCGCCCTGCGGAACCGCTGGCGCCGCCAGCAGTTGCCCGAGGAGTTGCGCGAGGACATCCTGCCGAAGAACATCATCATGATCGGCCCCACGGGCGTGGGCAAGACGGAGATCGCGCGCCGGCTTGCCGGCCTGGCCAACGCGCCCTTCGTCAAGGTCGAGGCCTCCCACTACACCGAGGTGGGCTACCACGGACGCGACGTGGACAACATGGTGCGCGAACTGGTGGAGCTGGCCGTCAACATGGTGCGTGCCGAGATGACCGAGCAGGTGCGCCGGCAGGCGGAGGAGAACGCCGAGGAGCGCCTGCTGAACGTCCTCTACGAGCCGCCCGAGGACGAGACCAACGACTGCGACCGGGCCGAGCGGCGGCGCAACGCCCGCGGCCGCCTGCGCAAGCTCCTGCACGAGGGGAAGCTGGACGAACGCACCGTCGAGATCGACGTGACCGAGAAGCCCGTCGTCATGCAGGGAGTGGCCGCCGGCGGTGACGAGATCGGCATCGACATGCAGGGCGTGTTGGAGCAGATGCTGCCTCCCCGCACGCAACGGCGGCGCCTGACGGTGGCCGAGGCGCGCGACGTGCTGCTGCACCAGGAGTGCGAGCGCCTCCTGGACCGTCAGGCCGTGCATCGCGCGGCCATCGAGCGGGCACAGAACCACGGCATCATCTTCATCGACGAGATCGACAAGATCGCCGGCGCCCGTGCGGAGGGCCATGGCCCGGACGTCAGCCGCGAAGGCGTCCAGCGGGACCTCCTGCCCATCGTGGAGGGCTGCACGGTGCCGACCCGCTACGGCGTTGTGCGCACCGACCACATCCTGTTCATCGCCGCCGGCGCGTTCACCGTCGCCAAGCCCAGCGACCTGATCCCCGAGCTTCAGGGCCGCTTCCCCATCCGTGTGGAGCTGAACGACCTGACACGCGACGACCTGGTGCGCATCCTGCGGGAGCCCCGAACGGCCCTGACGACGCAGTACAGCGAACTGCTGGCCACCGAGGGCGTGACCCTGCAGTTCACCGATGACGCCATCGAGCGCATCGCGGAGTACGCCGAGAAGATCAACCGGCGCACGCAGAGCATCGGCGCGCGCCGGCTCCAGACGGTGATGGAGAAGCTCCTGGAGGATGTGAGCTTCGACGCGCCGGACATGCCCGACGGGACGGTGCGGGTCGGCCGCAGCTTCGTGGACGCGCGTCTGAGCCCGCTGGTCGAGGACGAGGACCTGACCCGTTACATCCTGTAG